A part of Paenibacillus sp. 481 genomic DNA contains:
- a CDS encoding adenosylhomocysteinase, with the protein MSQSTKAAQDSIIHDISLAPEGHLKIDWVQAHMPVLNRIREQFEREQPFKGLKVTISLHLEAKTAYLAKVVQAGGAEVTITGSNPLSTQDDVCAALVEDGVTVFAKYNPEPEEYKQLLIRALENKPDLIIDDGGDLISILHTERPDLRVNVRGGAEETTTGILRLKAMEKDGTLTFPMVAVNDAQCKYLFDNRYGTGQSVWDGINRTTNLVVAGKTVVVVGYGWCGKGVALRAKGLGANVVVTEIDAVKGVEAYMDGFAVLPMSEAARVGDIFVTVTGNRDVIRGEHYDVMKDGAILSNAGHFDVEVNKLELAERATSVRRVRHNIEEYSLQDGRSIYLLAEGRLVNLAAGDGHPAEIMDMTFALQAMSLKYVNDQHEQIGNKVVNVPYELDEQVARYKLESLGITIDKLSAEQSAYLDSWQEH; encoded by the coding sequence ATGAGTCAGTCAACAAAAGCAGCGCAAGACAGCATTATTCACGACATATCTTTAGCCCCAGAAGGTCACTTGAAAATTGATTGGGTTCAGGCGCATATGCCTGTATTGAATCGGATTCGCGAGCAATTTGAGCGCGAGCAGCCATTTAAAGGGTTGAAAGTTACGATTTCACTACACTTGGAAGCAAAGACAGCTTATTTGGCGAAAGTTGTGCAAGCCGGTGGTGCAGAAGTTACGATCACAGGCAGCAACCCGTTATCTACGCAAGATGACGTATGTGCGGCATTGGTGGAAGATGGCGTTACCGTGTTCGCAAAATATAACCCAGAACCTGAAGAGTATAAGCAATTGCTCATTCGTGCGTTGGAGAATAAGCCTGATCTCATTATTGATGATGGCGGCGATTTGATTTCCATTCTTCATACCGAGCGCCCCGATTTGCGGGTTAACGTTCGCGGTGGTGCAGAAGAGACGACAACAGGCATTTTGCGCCTGAAGGCGATGGAAAAGGACGGCACGCTTACATTCCCGATGGTTGCCGTTAACGACGCACAGTGCAAATATTTGTTTGATAACCGTTATGGAACAGGACAGTCCGTCTGGGACGGTATTAACCGGACGACGAACTTGGTTGTCGCTGGAAAAACAGTTGTCGTAGTCGGTTACGGCTGGTGTGGCAAAGGCGTTGCACTTCGTGCAAAAGGACTCGGGGCGAACGTTGTCGTCACCGAAATCGACGCGGTTAAAGGCGTTGAAGCTTACATGGATGGCTTTGCTGTGCTTCCGATGTCGGAAGCTGCGCGTGTCGGCGACATCTTCGTTACAGTAACGGGGAATCGCGACGTTATACGCGGCGAGCATTATGATGTGATGAAGGACGGGGCAATCTTGTCCAACGCGGGTCACTTTGACGTTGAGGTAAACAAGCTGGAGCTTGCAGAGCGCGCGACTAGCGTTCGTAGAGTACGCCACAACATTGAGGAGTACAGCCTCCAAGATGGACGCAGCATCTATTTACTTGCTGAAGGTCGTCTCGTTAATTTGGCGGCTGGTGATGGTCATCCTGCGGAAATTATGGATATGACGTTTGCCTTGCAAGCGATGTCCTTGAAGTATGTAAATGACCAACATGAGCAGATCGGCAATAAGGTTGTGAACGTGCCTTATGAGCTGGATGAGCAAGTTGCTCGTTATAAGCTTGAGTCGCTTGGGATCACGATTGACAAGTTAAGTGCGGAGCAAAGTGCCTACTTAGATAGCTGGCAGGAGCACTAA